GGCCCACAGCCGCGGACCTCGGGCCAAGGGGCCGCTGAGGCCGAGCGCCAAGGCGACCCCGTACGCCCCGTAGGATGGGCGTATGGCGAAGACCGGTACGACGACCCAGGGGCTGCGCGCGGCGATCGAGCGCAGCGGCTACTACCCGGCCCTCGTGGCCGAGGCGGTGGAGGCCGCCGTGGGCGGGGAGCCGGTCGTTTCGTACCTGGTCCACCAGGAGACGACCTTCGATTCGAACGAGGTCCGCCGCCATGTGACGGTCCTCGTCCTGACCGGCACGCGCTTCATCGTCAGCCACACCGACGAGCAGGCCGCCGACGCCACGTCGCCGTCCCCGTACGCCACCACCTCGACCGAGTCCGTGAAGATCGGCCGGATCTCCTCGGTCGTGCTCAGCCGCGTCGTCGCCAACCCCGAGTCGTACACCCCCGGCACCCTGCCGCGCGAGGTCGTCCTCACCATCGGCTGGGGCGCGGTCTCCCGGATCGACCTGGAGCCCGCCGCCTGCGGTGACCCCAACTGCGACGCCGACCACGGCTACACCGGCTCGTCGACCGCCGACGACCTGAGCCTGCGCGTCAGCGAGGCGGGCGACGGTCCGGACACCGTCCGCCAGACCCTGGCCTTCGCCCAGGCGCTCTCCGAGGCGACCGCGGCCACCGCCCGCTGATGGCACACCTGACGACAGCGGGCTCCGCCTGGCACGAGCCCGCACCGCTCGACCCCCGCTCCGCCCCGCTCCCGCGCTACGGCACCGGCTCGCTCGCCGACCTGCTGCCCACCATCGCGTCCGGCATGGGCGTCCCCGGCCTGCCCGCCGGCATGGACCTCGCGTCCGCCGACCGGGTCTGCGTCTTCCTCATCGACGGTCTGGGCTGGGAGCTGCTGCGCGCCCACCCGGCGGAAGCGCCCTTCCTGCACTCCTTGCTCGGCACGTCCATGAACGGCACCGGCCAGCCCATGACCGCGGGCTTCCCGTCGACCACCGCCACCTCACTGGCCTCGGTGGGCACCGGTCTGCCGCCCGGCGCCCACGGCCTGCCGGGCTACACCGTCGCCGACCCCGCCACCGGTCAGCTGATGAACCAGCTCCGCTGGCGGCCGTGGACCGACCCGCACGTCTGGCAGCCGTATCCGACCGTCTTCCAACTCGCGGACGCCGCCGGGGTGCACACCTGCCAGGTCTCCGCGCCCGACTTCCAGCACACCCCGCTGACGAAGATCGCACTGAGCGGCGGCACCTTCCACGGCCGGCTCTCCGGCGAGGACCGGATGGACCTCGCGGCCGACCGGCTCGCCGCCGCCGACCGCTCGCTCGTCTACACCTACTACAGCGAGGTCGACGGCAAGGGCCACCGCTTCGGCGTCGACTCCGACGAGTGGCGCGGCCAGTTGATGTACGTGGACCGGCTCGCCCAGCGGCTAGCCGAGCAGCTGCCGCCCCGCTCGGCGCTGTACGTCACCGCCGACCACGGCATGATCGACATCCCCTTCGACCCGGAGTCGCGCATCGACTTCGACGAGGACTGGGAGCTGCGCGCCGGGGTCGCCCTGCTCGGCGGCGAGGCCCGGGCCCGCCATGTGTACGCCGTGCCCGGCGCCGCCAACGATGTGCTCGCCGTATGGCGCGAGGTGCTCGGTGAGCAGATGTGGGTGGCGGGCCGTGACGAGGCCATCGAGGCCGGCTGGTTCGGACCGCCCGGGGAGGGCGTCGACGACCGGGTGTACGCCCGGATCGGCGATGTCGTCGCCGCGGCCCGCGACGACATCGCGATCGTCGCGTCCGAGACCGAGCCGAACGAATCCGCGATGGTCGGTCTGCACGGATCCATGACGCCCGTCGAGCAGCTCGTGCCGCTCGTCGAAGTACGCACCTGATACGCACGCGAGCCGTGCGCACCCCAGCACCGCCCCGCCGCACCGCCTGCCCGCCGACGACCGAGACAAATGAAAGGCATTGGCTTTCCCATGCCCGAGCTGGTGTTCTTCTCCGGAACCATGGACTGCGGAAAGAGCACCCTCGCTCTGCAGATCGAGCACAACCGCTCGACCCGCGGACTCCAAGGGATGATCTACACGAAGAACGACCGCGCGGGTGAGGGAAAGCTTTCCTCCCGGCTCGGTCTGGTCACCGACTCCGTCGAGGCGGGCGAGGGCTTCGACTTCTACGCGCACATCGTCGGCCACATCTCCGCCGGCGGCCGCGCGGACTACGTCATCGCCGACGAGGCGCAGTTCCTCGCCCCGGAGCAGGTCGATCAGCTGGCCCGGATCGTCGACGACCTCGAACTCGACGTCTTCGCCTTCGGCATCACCACCGACTTCCGCACCCGGCTCTTCCCCGGCTCCCAGCGCCTGGTCGAACTCGCCGACCGGATAGAGGTCCTCCAGGTCGAGGCGCTCTGCTGGTGCGGCGCGCGCGCCACCCACAACGCCCGTACGGTCGGCGGACAGATGGTCGTCGAAGGCGCGCAGGTGGTCGTGGGCGACGTCAACCAGCCGGAGACCGTGGTGGGTTACGAGGTGCTGTGCCGCCGTCACCACCGCCGTCGGCTGACGGCCGCCGCGGCCCGCGCCGCGGCCCTGTCGCCCGACGTGCTGCCGCTGGACCCCGTCGACGAGAGCGCTAACGCGTCGTCCGTAGGAGTGTGAAGACGGCCCCCTCCGGGTCCGCGACCGTGGCCACCCGGCCGGTCCGCCCCTCCTGAGGCGGCAGCAGCACCCGGCCGCCGAGCTCGTCCGCCCGCCGGGCGGCGGCGTCGGTGTCCGCCACCTCGAAGTACGTCATCCAGTGCGGGCCCCGGCGGCGCGGCAGGGCGGCCCCCACGCCGTGGATCGCGGCGACCGGACGGCCGTCCACGAGCAGGGTGAGGTAGTCGGTGTCCAACGGGTCGGCCGACACCGTCTCGTAGCCGAAGAGGGCCTGGTAGAACTTCACGACGGCGGTCGTCTCATAGGTGATCAGCTCATGCCAGACCGGCGTGCCCGGCACGCCCACCAGCGCGGGGCCCACCAGCTCCTGGCCCTGCCAGACGCCGAAGGGCGCCCCCGCCGGGTCGGAGGCGAGCACCAGCCGCCCCGCGTCCTCCGCGGTCAGCGGGCCCACGCCCACGGTGCCGCCGGAACAGCGGATCCACTCCGCGGTCGCGTCCGCGTCGTCGCTCGCGAGATAGGTCGTCCAGGTGGTCGACAGCCGGCGGTCGGGCAGCAGTTCGCCGATCCCGGCCACGTCGCGGCCGTCGATCGTCGCACGGACGTACGGGCCCAGTTGGCGTGGTCCGGGGCTGTAGTAGCTCCAGCCGAACAGACCACTGTAGAAGTCCTGGATAGCCTCCAGATCGTGCACCAGGAGACTCGTCCAGCATGGGGTGCCTGGGGTGTGCCGAGCCTCCCCCTTGCTCTGCTGGGGGGACCCCCATACCTCGGTCATCGTCACTCTCTCCTCGGACCATCGTGGTGGCCGCGCGCCCGCGCCGGTTCGGTGGCGCTCTGGATGGGACGGGGCTCGACCCGATGCTTGCACCACCTGTGGTGACGTACCCCCCGGCCGCGCCGGATTCCCCGGGTTCCCGCAGGAGAATGCCCGATTTCGCGCCGCGCATCCGTTTCGGCGTCGGGGGCGTCCAGTATCGATCAGCTTCGCGCGGTCTGGCCAGAGGGCCATTCGGCGCAATGCCGACTACGCCAGAATGGCGGCCATGGACGCCATCATCACCGCAGACCAACTCGTGAGCGCAGCGGCCGGAGACCGGCCGCCGACCCTCCTGGACATCCGCTGGCAGCACGGCCGGCCTTCCGGCCGCCCGGAGTACGAGGCCGGGCATCTGCCCGGCGCCGTCTATGTGGACCTGGACACCGAGCTCGCCGGGGCGCCGGGGGAGCGGGGCCGGCACCCGCTGCCGGACATCGCCGCCTTCGGGGCGGCGATGCGGCGGGCCGGGGTGAGCCGGGACCGTGAGGTCGTCGTCTACGACGGCGGGCTGGGCTGGGCGGCGGCCCGCGCCTGGTGGCTGCTGCGCTGGACGGGCCACCCGGCCGTACGGGTGCTCGACGGCGGGCTCGCCGCCTGGACGGGCCGGGGCGGTTCGCTGACCAAGGAGATCCCGTCGGTGACGGAGGGTGACTTCGTCCCCGAGCCCGGCGCGCGGCCGATCCTTCTCGACGCGGACGGCGCGGCGGCGCTGGCCCGGCGGGGTCTGCTGCTGGACGCGCGGGCGGGGGAGCGCTACCGGGGCGAGGTGGAGCCGATCGACCCGGTCGCCGGCCATATCCCCGGCGCGGTGTCCGCCCCGACGAGCGAGAACGCGACGGAGGACGGCCGCTTCCACCCCGCGGCGGTGCTCGGCCGCCGGTTCGCGGGGCTGGGCGTCACGCCGGACACGGAGGTCGGCGTCTACTGCGGCTCGGGAGTGTCGGCGGCACAGCAGGTGCTGGCCCTGGCGGTCGCCGGGATCCCGGCGGCGCTGTACATCGGCTCCTGGAGCGAGTGGACGGCGGACGGCAGCCGTCCCGTGGCGACGGGCCCTCAGCCGGGCTGACCGCCCCTCGCCGTTGGCTGAAAATAAGCCCGGGCGATCGCGAAAGTGGACGCGGATCCCGTCGGGGAAACGAGCCGATCGGGCGGCGGCCATGTGGGTGAGCAAGCGACTGAGCCGCCGTCACCTCCCTCGCCTCGGTGGGGGAGATGACGGCGGCTCACCGCAGTGGGCTCACTCCTGTTTCTTGCGGCGGGTGCCGAAGACGATCTCGTCCCAGCTGGGTACCGCCGCCCGGCGGCCCGGCCGGACGCCGTCCGCTTCCGCCTGACGGTCCGTCGTGCCGGTCAGCCGGTCCCGGTGGCCGGCCACCGACCGCGGCATCAGTACGTCCGCGTACGCGGCACCGGCGCTCGCCGCCGGTGCGGGCGGCTCGGCGGCCTCCGCCTCGTCCGGCGGGCCCTCGGACGGGACCGCGGGAGCCACCGACGGTGCCTCGGGCACCACCATGTCGCCACGGAAGCTGGGCACCGCTTCGAGCAGGCTCGTCAGGGTGTCGCGCTCCTTGACCGTCTCCTCGGCCGGGGACTCGGCGTCCGCGTCCGACGGCGGGGGAGCCTGCTGCTGCCGGTCCAGCGACCGGTCCAGCGGCCGGTCGCGGGGCAGCCGGGCGATGCGCGGGACGAACGGGAAGCTCGGCTCGGGCGTGTCATCGGTCTCGCCGATGAGGGCCCGTGCCTCGTCGTCCATCGCCTGCACGATCCGCCGGGGCGGGTCGTACGTCCAGCTCGCGGCGCGCGGCTCACCGGCCACGCGGTAGACGAGGAGGACCTCCCAGGTGCCGTCGTCGCGGCGCCACGAGTCCCACTGCGCGGTGTCCTTCTCGGCTCCCCGCAGGGACATCCGCTCCGCCACGGCCTCACCGAGCTGCGGGCCGGTGTTCTCGCCGGGGCGGCGGACGGGTGTCTTGCGGGCCCGCTCGGCCATGAACGCGCGCTCGGCCAGTACAGGACCCTCGAAGCGCCGGACTCGCTCGACCGGGATGCCGGCGAGCTGCGCGACCTCCTCGGCGGAGGCGCCCGCACGTATACGGGCCTGGATGTCTCGGGGGCGGAGATGGCTCTCCACCTCGATCTCGATCTGTCCCAGACGGGCACGGTCGTTGCGCACCGCGGCGCGCAGGCGCTCGTCGATGGGAAGCGTGTACTCCGTGCTGTCCGCAGCCTTGAGCACCAGCCGTGTGCCGTCGTTGGAGACGGCCACGACACGCAGTTCGGGCATGGGGACCTCCC
The window above is part of the Streptomyces syringium genome. Proteins encoded here:
- a CDS encoding DUF5998 family protein codes for the protein MAKTGTTTQGLRAAIERSGYYPALVAEAVEAAVGGEPVVSYLVHQETTFDSNEVRRHVTVLVLTGTRFIVSHTDEQAADATSPSPYATTSTESVKIGRISSVVLSRVVANPESYTPGTLPREVVLTIGWGAVSRIDLEPAACGDPNCDADHGYTGSSTADDLSLRVSEAGDGPDTVRQTLAFAQALSEATAATAR
- a CDS encoding alkaline phosphatase family protein, giving the protein MAHLTTAGSAWHEPAPLDPRSAPLPRYGTGSLADLLPTIASGMGVPGLPAGMDLASADRVCVFLIDGLGWELLRAHPAEAPFLHSLLGTSMNGTGQPMTAGFPSTTATSLASVGTGLPPGAHGLPGYTVADPATGQLMNQLRWRPWTDPHVWQPYPTVFQLADAAGVHTCQVSAPDFQHTPLTKIALSGGTFHGRLSGEDRMDLAADRLAAADRSLVYTYYSEVDGKGHRFGVDSDEWRGQLMYVDRLAQRLAEQLPPRSALYVTADHGMIDIPFDPESRIDFDEDWELRAGVALLGGEARARHVYAVPGAANDVLAVWREVLGEQMWVAGRDEAIEAGWFGPPGEGVDDRVYARIGDVVAAARDDIAIVASETEPNESAMVGLHGSMTPVEQLVPLVEVRT
- a CDS encoding thymidine kinase gives rise to the protein MPELVFFSGTMDCGKSTLALQIEHNRSTRGLQGMIYTKNDRAGEGKLSSRLGLVTDSVEAGEGFDFYAHIVGHISAGGRADYVIADEAQFLAPEQVDQLARIVDDLELDVFAFGITTDFRTRLFPGSQRLVELADRIEVLQVEALCWCGARATHNARTVGGQMVVEGAQVVVGDVNQPETVVGYEVLCRRHHRRRLTAAAARAAALSPDVLPLDPVDESANASSVGV
- a CDS encoding VOC family protein, encoding MTEVWGSPQQSKGEARHTPGTPCWTSLLVHDLEAIQDFYSGLFGWSYYSPGPRQLGPYVRATIDGRDVAGIGELLPDRRLSTTWTTYLASDDADATAEWIRCSGGTVGVGPLTAEDAGRLVLASDPAGAPFGVWQGQELVGPALVGVPGTPVWHELITYETTAVVKFYQALFGYETVSADPLDTDYLTLLVDGRPVAAIHGVGAALPRRRGPHWMTYFEVADTDAAARRADELGGRVLLPPQEGRTGRVATVADPEGAVFTLLRTTR
- a CDS encoding sulfurtransferase gives rise to the protein MDAIITADQLVSAAAGDRPPTLLDIRWQHGRPSGRPEYEAGHLPGAVYVDLDTELAGAPGERGRHPLPDIAAFGAAMRRAGVSRDREVVVYDGGLGWAAARAWWLLRWTGHPAVRVLDGGLAAWTGRGGSLTKEIPSVTEGDFVPEPGARPILLDADGAAALARRGLLLDARAGERYRGEVEPIDPVAGHIPGAVSAPTSENATEDGRFHPAAVLGRRFAGLGVTPDTEVGVYCGSGVSAAQQVLALAVAGIPAALYIGSWSEWTADGSRPVATGPQPG
- the sepH gene encoding septation protein SepH is translated as MTSAGTTREVPMPELRVVAVSNDGTRLVLKAADSTEYTLPIDERLRAAVRNDRARLGQIEIEVESHLRPRDIQARIRAGASAEEVAQLAGIPVERVRRFEGPVLAERAFMAERARKTPVRRPGENTGPQLGEAVAERMSLRGAEKDTAQWDSWRRDDGTWEVLLVYRVAGEPRAASWTYDPPRRIVQAMDDEARALIGETDDTPEPSFPFVPRIARLPRDRPLDRSLDRQQQAPPPSDADAESPAEETVKERDTLTSLLEAVPSFRGDMVVPEAPSVAPAVPSEGPPDEAEAAEPPAPAASAGAAYADVLMPRSVAGHRDRLTGTTDRQAEADGVRPGRRAAVPSWDEIVFGTRRKKQE